A window of Brevibacterium ihuae contains these coding sequences:
- a CDS encoding metal-sensitive transcriptional regulator has translation MDTTPPAPPTDTGAPAPPHGYTSDKKAYLARMKRIEGQVRGIGRMIEEDQYCIDILTQVSAATAALHAVSIRLLEEHMQHCVVTAAQESPEAAEQKIAEAAAAIARLIKS, from the coding sequence ATGGACACGACACCGCCCGCGCCTCCCACCGATACCGGCGCCCCCGCACCCCCGCACGGGTACACCTCCGACAAGAAGGCCTACCTCGCGCGAATGAAGCGCATCGAGGGACAGGTGCGCGGCATCGGCCGGATGATCGAGGAGGACCAGTACTGCATCGACATCCTCACCCAGGTGTCCGCCGCCACCGCCGCCCTCCACGCGGTGTCGATCCGCCTGCTCGAGGAGCACATGCAGCACTGCGTGGTCACCGCCGCGCAGGAGTCCCCCGAGGCCGCCGAGCAGAAGATCGCCGAGGCCGCGGCCGCGATCGCCCGACTCATCAAGAGCTGA
- a CDS encoding heavy metal translocating P-type ATPase, which yields MTASRSPQPPAPSGAPGGDTAVRELDLDITGMTCASCSARIEKKLNRLDGVSASVNLPLNSAHVEVTGAASDEQITDTVSRAGYSATVREPFTGTGPEVVDYGTGRLRPRLIGSAILGIPVVAISMVMSWHFPGWHWVVTALSLPVVTWGAWPFHRAAFKAARGGSTTMDTLVSIGITVATLYSLVTLGIAVSQGHILHLPHDFHIWFEAAVAITVFLLLGRLTEERAKGSATRALRELLSLGARSATVLRGTGADRTEVEVPVEELAIGDVFRVRPGEKIATDGVVVAGHTAVDESMLSGESVPVEVAEGDPVTGATVNTSGSIEVRATRVGAETTLAAMADLVTRAQTGKPPVQRLADRVSAVFVPTVIAIAVLTLLVWGLLVGTWTGGLHAALTVLIIACPCALGLATPTALAVSSGRGSQLGILVSGPEVMESTRTVDTIVLDKTGTVTEGRMEVVGHDLSAEHLALVGAAESRSEHPIAQAIARSASAAGTARSGLEVRDFENIPGGGIRAVVNGHALLVGRPGLLREAGVPGVAEESDGAAATLVAAAVAGTYVGRVEVADTVKTSARDAIAELRELGLEPVLLTGDHAGAAEAVAAEVGIERVHADVRPADKVAVIEELQSAGRSVAMVGDGVNDAAALARADLGLAMGSGTDAAIAASDITLVSSDPQQIPQAVRLSRRTLAIIKGNLFWAFAYNTAAIPIAALGLLDPMIAGAAMAFSSVFVVLNSLRLLRFR from the coding sequence ATGACCGCGTCCCGCTCCCCCCAGCCGCCCGCCCCGTCGGGCGCTCCGGGCGGCGACACCGCCGTCCGCGAGCTCGACCTCGACATCACCGGCATGACCTGCGCGTCGTGCTCGGCCCGGATCGAGAAGAAGCTCAACAGGCTCGACGGGGTGAGCGCGAGCGTCAACCTCCCGCTCAACTCGGCCCACGTCGAGGTCACCGGAGCGGCGAGCGACGAGCAGATCACCGATACGGTCTCGCGCGCCGGCTACTCCGCGACCGTCCGGGAGCCCTTCACCGGCACCGGGCCGGAGGTCGTCGACTACGGCACCGGCCGGCTCCGCCCCCGCCTCATCGGCTCCGCGATCCTCGGGATCCCCGTCGTCGCGATCTCCATGGTGATGAGCTGGCACTTCCCCGGCTGGCACTGGGTTGTCACGGCCCTGAGCCTGCCGGTCGTCACGTGGGGCGCCTGGCCGTTCCACCGCGCAGCCTTCAAGGCCGCGCGCGGCGGCTCGACGACGATGGACACCCTGGTGAGCATCGGCATCACCGTCGCGACCCTGTACTCGCTCGTCACCCTCGGGATCGCAGTGTCCCAGGGCCACATCCTCCACCTCCCGCACGACTTCCACATCTGGTTCGAGGCGGCGGTCGCGATCACCGTGTTCCTGCTCCTCGGCAGGCTCACCGAGGAGCGGGCCAAGGGGTCTGCGACCCGCGCCCTCCGTGAGCTGCTCAGCCTCGGTGCGCGCTCGGCCACCGTGCTGCGCGGCACCGGTGCGGACCGCACCGAGGTCGAGGTCCCCGTCGAGGAGCTCGCGATCGGCGATGTGTTCCGGGTCCGCCCGGGCGAGAAGATCGCCACCGACGGGGTCGTCGTCGCCGGCCACACGGCTGTCGACGAATCGATGCTCAGCGGCGAGAGCGTGCCGGTCGAGGTCGCCGAGGGCGATCCGGTCACCGGCGCCACCGTCAACACCTCGGGCTCGATCGAGGTGCGCGCCACCCGGGTGGGCGCGGAGACGACGCTCGCCGCGATGGCCGACCTCGTCACCCGCGCGCAGACCGGCAAGCCGCCGGTGCAGCGCCTCGCCGACCGAGTGTCGGCCGTCTTCGTCCCCACGGTCATCGCCATCGCGGTGCTCACCCTGCTCGTCTGGGGTCTGCTCGTCGGCACCTGGACCGGGGGTCTCCACGCCGCGCTCACCGTCCTCATCATCGCGTGCCCGTGCGCCCTCGGCCTCGCCACGCCCACCGCCCTCGCGGTGTCCTCCGGACGCGGCTCGCAGCTCGGCATCCTCGTCTCCGGACCCGAGGTCATGGAGAGCACGCGGACCGTCGACACCATCGTGCTCGACAAGACCGGCACCGTGACCGAGGGCCGGATGGAGGTCGTCGGCCACGACCTCTCCGCGGAGCACCTCGCACTCGTCGGCGCCGCGGAGTCGCGCAGCGAGCACCCGATCGCCCAGGCGATCGCGCGCTCCGCGAGCGCTGCGGGCACCGCGCGCTCCGGTCTCGAGGTCCGCGACTTCGAGAACATCCCCGGCGGCGGCATCCGCGCCGTCGTCAACGGGCACGCTCTCCTCGTCGGTCGGCCCGGACTGCTCCGCGAGGCCGGGGTGCCCGGCGTCGCCGAGGAGTCGGACGGCGCCGCGGCCACGCTCGTCGCAGCCGCCGTCGCCGGCACCTACGTCGGCCGGGTCGAGGTCGCCGACACCGTCAAGACCTCGGCGCGCGACGCGATCGCCGAGCTCCGCGAGCTCGGCCTCGAACCGGTGCTCCTCACCGGCGACCATGCCGGAGCGGCGGAGGCGGTCGCCGCAGAGGTCGGCATCGAGCGCGTCCACGCCGACGTCCGCCCGGCCGACAAGGTCGCGGTCATCGAGGAGCTCCAGAGCGCGGGCCGCTCGGTGGCGATGGTCGGCGACGGCGTCAACGACGCCGCGGCGCTCGCCCGCGCCGACCTCGGGCTCGCGATGGGCAGCGGCACCGACGCAGCGATCGCCGCCTCGGACATCACGCTCGTATCGAGCGACCCGCAGCAGATCCCGCAGGCGGTCCGGCTCTCCCGCCGCACCCTCGCGATCATCAAGGGCAACCTGTTCTGGGCCTTCGCCTACAACACCGCGGCGATCCCGATCGCGGCGCTCGGTCTGCTGGATCCGATGATCGCCGGCGCGGCGATGGCGTTCAGCTCGGTGTTCGTCGTCCTCAACAGCCTGCGACTGCTCCGGTTCCGCTGA
- a CDS encoding succinic semialdehyde dehydrogenase: MTAASSALRTADSPERSDASSRALLALPERLREFLAADPLADAAGSGPAIEVDAPFTGERLASFAANTAADVERKVRTAAIAARAWANRPVRERAAVLLRLHTLIRSHEELLLDVIQAENGKSRQHAYDEVLDAYNVCRYYGVTAPRVLRPQPRRGAVPGLTTTRVDHSPLGVVGFISPWNYPLSLGGTDLLAALAAGNAVVHKPDSRTPLSAVLVRRLAVSAGLPADVWQLVPGEVEAVSAPLLDGVDGLSFTGSTRAGRAVAAEAASRLLPTALELGGKNPMIVCADADLDAAVAGAVRGAFSSSGQLCLSIERIYVARPVFEEFCTRFAEAARALSMGAAFDYSCEIGTLTSAGQLDRVRDHVDDATARGARVLAGGRARPELGPYFFEPTVLVDVPESAALSREETFGPVVAVHPFADEDAAVRAANDTPYGLNASVFAGSKRRGTAVARRLDAGMVNVGEAFAAAWGSIDAPSGGVKASGLGHRHGPEGLLQFTRTRTIAHQALLPLAPSGSLTPERFQQVMTGALDVLRALRMK, from the coding sequence ATGACTGCCGCATCCTCCGCCCTCCGCACCGCCGATAGTCCCGAGCGCTCCGACGCCTCCAGCCGGGCGCTGCTCGCGCTGCCGGAGAGGCTCCGCGAGTTCCTCGCCGCCGATCCGCTCGCCGATGCCGCGGGTTCCGGTCCCGCCATCGAGGTCGACGCCCCCTTCACCGGGGAGCGCCTCGCATCCTTCGCCGCGAACACCGCCGCGGACGTCGAGCGCAAGGTGCGCACGGCCGCGATCGCCGCCCGCGCCTGGGCGAACCGGCCCGTGCGGGAGCGGGCCGCGGTGCTGCTCCGGCTCCATACCCTCATCCGCTCCCACGAGGAGCTGCTCCTCGACGTCATCCAGGCGGAGAACGGGAAGTCCCGACAGCACGCCTACGACGAGGTGCTCGACGCCTACAACGTGTGCCGCTACTACGGGGTGACGGCGCCGCGGGTGCTCCGTCCGCAGCCGCGGCGGGGCGCGGTCCCCGGCCTCACCACGACGCGCGTCGACCACTCCCCGCTCGGCGTCGTCGGGTTCATCAGTCCGTGGAACTATCCGCTCTCCCTCGGCGGGACGGATCTGCTCGCGGCGCTCGCGGCGGGCAATGCGGTCGTCCACAAGCCCGATTCGCGGACCCCGCTCTCGGCCGTTCTCGTCCGCCGCCTCGCCGTGAGCGCGGGACTGCCCGCTGACGTGTGGCAGCTCGTTCCCGGCGAGGTCGAGGCGGTGAGCGCACCGCTCCTCGACGGGGTCGACGGGCTGTCCTTCACCGGCTCCACCCGGGCCGGCCGCGCGGTGGCCGCCGAGGCGGCATCGCGGCTGCTGCCCACCGCCCTCGAGCTCGGGGGCAAGAACCCGATGATCGTGTGCGCGGATGCGGACCTCGACGCCGCTGTCGCCGGTGCGGTGCGCGGCGCGTTCAGCTCGAGCGGCCAGCTGTGCCTCTCGATCGAGCGGATCTACGTCGCCCGCCCGGTGTTCGAGGAGTTCTGCACGCGGTTCGCGGAGGCGGCCCGTGCCCTGTCGATGGGGGCCGCGTTCGACTACTCGTGCGAGATCGGGACCCTGACCTCGGCCGGGCAGCTCGACCGGGTTCGGGACCACGTCGACGATGCGACCGCCCGGGGCGCGCGGGTCCTCGCCGGCGGCCGGGCCCGCCCGGAACTCGGCCCGTACTTCTTCGAGCCGACCGTGCTCGTCGACGTCCCGGAGTCCGCGGCACTCTCCCGCGAGGAGACCTTCGGCCCCGTCGTCGCGGTCCATCCCTTCGCCGACGAGGACGCGGCGGTCCGCGCCGCGAACGACACCCCGTACGGTCTCAACGCGAGCGTGTTCGCCGGTTCGAAGCGCCGCGGAACGGCCGTGGCCCGGCGGCTCGATGCCGGGATGGTCAACGTCGGCGAGGCCTTCGCCGCGGCGTGGGGCTCGATCGATGCGCCCTCCGGCGGCGTCAAGGCCTCCGGGCTGGGGCACCGCCACGGGCCGGAGGGGCTGCTCCAGTTCACCCGCACCCGCACGATCGCCCACCAGGCGCTGCTCCCGCTCGCGCCGAGCGGATCACTCACCCCGGAGCGATTCCAGCAGGTCATGACCGGCGCCCTCGACGTCCTGCGCGCCCTCCGGATGAAGTGA
- a CDS encoding D-arabinono-1,4-lactone oxidase: protein MSTWSGTAHAHPVDLLTPADEAELATGIAASVEQGRRIRVIGAGHSFSPVALGSGTMVSLDALSGVIAVDAARKRVRLRAGTRLRDVPGLLAPYGLALANQGDVDPQSLAGAISTGTHGTGLGHTGFAGMVTGLTLLTADGTQHELSSESAPEVFDLARLSVGVLGVITEVELACVPAFDLVAHERSESLDALLETFVDRSRTADHLEFYGFPHTDRALVKTNVRVAPGAAAPAGMPAAGPRGRLARLVSEEILDNGGLRAISELGHRIPSLVPALNRLAAAATSNRLYRAPAHEVFVSPRRVRFTEMEYAVPLVAGPEALARIRALIERRRWRISFPIEVRTAAADDVPLSTAYGRESMYIACHRFHRDPFEDCFRRIEEILLELGGRPHWGKLRTLEAAGLSERYPRFEDFRELRARLDPAAVFGSAYTDALFAPGR, encoded by the coding sequence GTGAGCACGTGGTCGGGCACCGCGCACGCCCACCCGGTCGACCTCCTCACCCCCGCCGACGAGGCGGAGCTCGCGACCGGCATCGCCGCCTCCGTCGAGCAGGGGCGCCGCATCCGCGTCATCGGGGCCGGGCACTCGTTCTCCCCCGTGGCGCTCGGATCCGGAACGATGGTCTCGCTCGATGCGCTCTCCGGCGTCATCGCCGTCGATGCCGCACGGAAGCGGGTCCGGCTGCGCGCCGGCACCCGGCTGCGCGACGTTCCCGGCCTCCTCGCCCCCTACGGTCTCGCGCTCGCCAATCAGGGCGACGTCGACCCGCAGTCGCTCGCCGGGGCGATCTCGACCGGCACCCACGGCACCGGCCTCGGCCACACCGGGTTCGCCGGGATGGTCACCGGCCTCACCCTCCTCACCGCCGACGGGACCCAGCACGAGCTGTCCTCCGAGTCCGCGCCGGAGGTGTTCGATCTCGCTCGGCTCAGCGTCGGCGTACTCGGCGTCATCACCGAGGTCGAGCTCGCCTGCGTGCCGGCGTTCGACCTCGTCGCCCACGAGCGCTCCGAGTCCCTCGACGCACTCCTCGAGACCTTCGTCGACCGCTCCCGCACGGCCGACCACCTCGAGTTCTACGGGTTCCCCCACACCGATCGCGCGCTCGTCAAGACGAACGTCCGGGTCGCACCCGGGGCGGCGGCACCGGCCGGGATGCCCGCGGCTGGTCCCCGCGGTCGCCTCGCACGGCTCGTCAGCGAGGAGATCCTCGACAACGGGGGCCTGCGGGCGATCAGCGAGCTCGGCCACCGCATCCCGTCCCTCGTCCCGGCGCTCAACCGGCTCGCCGCCGCGGCGACCTCGAACCGCCTCTACCGGGCGCCCGCCCACGAGGTCTTCGTCTCACCGCGCCGCGTCCGCTTCACCGAGATGGAGTACGCGGTGCCGCTTGTCGCCGGACCCGAGGCGCTCGCCCGGATCCGCGCCCTCATCGAGCGCCGGCGGTGGCGGATCTCGTTCCCGATCGAGGTCCGCACGGCCGCCGCCGACGACGTCCCGCTGTCGACCGCGTACGGCCGGGAGTCGATGTACATCGCCTGCCACCGCTTCCACCGCGACCCGTTCGAGGACTGCTTCCGGCGCATCGAGGAGATCCTCCTCGAGCTCGGCGGGCGGCCGCACTGGGGCAAGCTCCGTACGCTCGAGGCCGCCGGGCTCTCTGAGCGGTACCCGCGGTTCGAGGACTTCCGGGAGCTGCGGGCCCGGCTCGATCCTGCGGCGGTCTTCGGCAGCGCCTACACCGACGCGCTCTTCGCCCCCGGACGCTGA
- a CDS encoding heavy-metal-associated domain-containing protein translates to MTTTTSITVTGMTCGHCVAAVKEELGALPGVTAVDVDLEAGGSSPVTITSEQPLDAAAVHAAVDEAGYEVE, encoded by the coding sequence ATGACCACCACGACATCGATCACCGTCACCGGGATGACCTGCGGGCACTGCGTCGCCGCCGTCAAGGAGGAGCTCGGAGCGCTCCCCGGCGTCACCGCCGTCGACGTCGACCTCGAGGCCGGCGGGAGCTCGCCGGTGACGATCACCTCCGAGCAGCCGCTCGATGCCGCCGCCGTGCACGCCGCAGTCGACGAGGCCGGCTACGAGGTCGAGTGA
- a CDS encoding alanine racemase, which produces MAYSSVMRAIAGVDGPLGVIDLAALDRNIAALRRRAGGLPIRVAKKSVRVPAVLDRVLAADGCRGLLAFSLPKALDLHRRGFRDILVAYPTVHRGALRALATDADALSHITLVVDSTTGVDLVLAALRDHAPGSRPPVRLCIEVDASFRPASRLTRGRVHLGARRSPVRGSAEALALVEQIASRPGCRLVGVLSYEGQIAGLGDAGADPRALVVRSVRRLSIAELAERRTRVIADIRAAADLEFVNGGGTGSLESSVAEGTLTEVAAGSGLLSPHLFDGYRGFRHEPAAFFATPVVRVPAPGWVTVYGGGWVASGPPGTDRLPVPVWPPGLRYAPTEGPGEVQTPLHGPGTAELAIGDHVLFRHAKAGELAEHLTEYHVVDDGTVVATWPTYRGSGWTH; this is translated from the coding sequence ATGGCCTACTCGTCAGTAATGAGAGCGATCGCCGGGGTGGACGGCCCCCTCGGGGTCATCGACCTCGCCGCCCTCGACCGCAACATCGCCGCTCTGCGCCGGCGCGCGGGCGGACTGCCGATCCGCGTCGCGAAGAAATCCGTGCGGGTCCCCGCCGTCCTCGACCGGGTCCTCGCCGCCGACGGCTGCCGCGGCCTCCTCGCCTTCTCCCTCCCGAAGGCGCTCGATCTCCACCGGCGCGGATTCCGCGACATCCTCGTCGCCTATCCGACGGTCCACCGCGGCGCCCTCCGCGCTCTCGCCACCGACGCCGACGCACTGTCCCACATCACCCTCGTCGTCGACTCGACCACCGGGGTCGACCTGGTCCTCGCCGCGCTCCGCGATCATGCTCCCGGCTCCCGCCCGCCCGTGCGCCTGTGCATCGAGGTCGATGCGTCCTTCCGCCCGGCCTCGCGCCTCACCCGCGGTCGCGTGCACTTGGGAGCGCGCCGCAGCCCGGTCCGGGGATCCGCCGAGGCGCTCGCCCTCGTCGAGCAGATCGCGTCCCGCCCGGGCTGCCGGCTCGTCGGCGTCCTGTCCTACGAGGGCCAGATCGCCGGGCTCGGCGACGCCGGTGCCGATCCCCGCGCCCTCGTCGTGCGGTCCGTGCGCCGCCTGTCCATCGCGGAGCTGGCCGAGCGCCGGACCCGCGTCATCGCCGATATCCGCGCCGCCGCCGACCTCGAGTTCGTCAACGGCGGCGGCACCGGCTCGCTCGAATCGAGCGTCGCCGAGGGCACCCTCACCGAGGTCGCCGCCGGCTCCGGGCTGCTCTCCCCCCACCTGTTCGACGGGTATCGGGGCTTCCGCCACGAGCCCGCGGCCTTCTTCGCCACCCCGGTGGTCCGCGTGCCCGCCCCCGGCTGGGTCACCGTGTACGGCGGCGGCTGGGTCGCCTCGGGCCCGCCCGGGACCGACCGGCTGCCGGTTCCCGTGTGGCCGCCCGGACTCCGGTACGCCCCGACGGAGGGCCCGGGCGAGGTGCAGACGCCGCTCCACGGGCCGGGGACCGCGGAGCTGGCGATCGGCGATCACGTGCTGTTCCGCCACGCGAAGGCGGGCGAGCTCGCCGAGCACCTCACGGAATACCATGTGGTGGACGACGGCACCGTCGTCGCGACGTGGCCGACGTATCGCGGATCGGGGTGGACGCACTGA
- a CDS encoding sensor histidine kinase, with product MDAAASGSGEAPGSAPAGEAAPQQSDASARQRLPLYRRRPDRRGARRRGPLSWFRIGVAGQILRAITVMFLGIVLLTTTILYIQLSQSNNEHFQDLLVASAESVADSPAIHDALFAGSAFVVEDGEAAPGPGPGWVEGTRGREDLTDFLTGVQADYGLDSLAVFSADALRGAEIGTTGTEAGETIRADAPGSTAGPGPREVAGTAADDPAVGEVLALVDGNAVLAGRTVVQFVDDDEGGTLYAVAPIRSEPPGPERSEDAEVAAVVATGLRADTIRSDFGPQGRWIIGMGALTVLMGTVAVWLASRGLKRVTGDYGTQELGEMLDFYASVLQSVSEGLLLIDRNHGIVVHNAEAAELLGLPADTAGEPVRIADLDLPGSLRELLAEGRWARDEIHYTDDHVLVVNQQPTAQSADTWVTTMRDHTELQELAGELVSVRSFSESLRSQTHEYANRLHTMVSLIEIGHSDQALEFATREIDQMDRPADNLLGGFDHPVLSALLLTKFAQAKEDGIELVVDTADLAGALSADDRDLVTVVGNLLDNAFDAVSLPSVPADRRRVHLRIAGTEERGYTIEVADDGPGIPEESVDQVFERGFSTKHDGVGSDSGPGRTESGSRGVGLSLVVQAVRRLGGAIDVRGGPDCEGDPLGAAFDVWLPGAAERAAGPAAGDVGPAAGDVGSDAEGVGSDAGDAGPDAGGAGSTVGGAGPDAPAEPRA from the coding sequence GTGGACGCCGCGGCGTCCGGCTCCGGCGAGGCGCCCGGGAGCGCCCCCGCGGGCGAAGCCGCCCCGCAGCAGTCCGATGCCTCCGCACGGCAGCGGCTGCCCCTGTACCGGCGCCGTCCGGATCGGCGCGGCGCGCGTCGGAGGGGACCGCTGTCGTGGTTCCGGATCGGAGTCGCCGGCCAGATCCTCCGCGCGATCACCGTGATGTTCCTCGGCATCGTCCTCCTCACCACGACGATCCTCTACATCCAGCTGTCGCAGTCGAACAACGAGCACTTCCAGGATCTCCTCGTGGCCTCGGCGGAATCCGTCGCGGACTCCCCGGCGATCCACGACGCGCTGTTCGCCGGCTCGGCGTTCGTCGTCGAGGACGGGGAGGCGGCCCCCGGTCCCGGTCCGGGCTGGGTCGAGGGCACCCGCGGCCGTGAGGACCTCACCGACTTCCTCACCGGTGTCCAGGCGGACTACGGACTCGACAGCCTCGCCGTGTTCTCCGCCGATGCGCTGCGCGGGGCCGAGATCGGCACCACCGGGACCGAGGCGGGGGAGACCATCCGTGCCGACGCCCCGGGCTCGACCGCGGGGCCCGGTCCGCGCGAGGTCGCCGGGACCGCCGCCGACGACCCCGCGGTGGGCGAGGTCCTCGCGCTCGTCGACGGGAACGCGGTGCTCGCCGGGCGCACCGTCGTCCAGTTCGTCGACGACGACGAGGGCGGAACGCTCTACGCGGTCGCGCCGATCCGCTCCGAGCCCCCGGGCCCGGAGCGGTCGGAGGACGCCGAGGTTGCCGCCGTCGTCGCGACCGGCCTGCGCGCGGACACCATCCGGAGCGATTTCGGGCCCCAGGGCCGGTGGATCATCGGCATGGGGGCGCTCACCGTCCTCATGGGCACCGTCGCCGTGTGGCTCGCCTCGCGCGGGCTCAAGCGGGTGACCGGCGACTACGGCACCCAGGAGCTCGGCGAGATGCTCGACTTCTACGCCTCGGTCCTCCAATCGGTGAGCGAGGGGCTGCTCCTCATCGACCGCAACCACGGCATCGTCGTCCACAACGCCGAGGCCGCCGAGCTCCTCGGGCTTCCCGCGGACACCGCGGGGGAGCCGGTGCGGATCGCCGACCTCGACCTGCCAGGATCGCTGCGCGAGCTGCTCGCCGAGGGCCGCTGGGCGCGCGACGAGATCCATTACACCGACGACCACGTGCTCGTCGTCAACCAGCAGCCGACCGCCCAGTCCGCCGATACCTGGGTCACGACGATGCGCGATCACACCGAGCTCCAGGAGCTCGCCGGCGAGCTCGTATCGGTGCGCTCCTTCTCGGAGTCCCTGCGCTCCCAGACCCACGAGTACGCCAACCGGCTCCACACCATGGTGTCGCTCATCGAGATCGGGCACAGCGATCAGGCGCTCGAGTTCGCCACCCGCGAGATCGACCAGATGGACCGCCCGGCGGACAACCTGCTCGGCGGGTTCGACCATCCGGTGCTGTCGGCCCTCCTGCTCACCAAGTTCGCCCAGGCGAAGGAGGACGGGATCGAGCTCGTCGTCGACACCGCGGACCTCGCCGGCGCGCTCAGCGCCGACGACCGGGATCTCGTCACCGTGGTCGGCAACCTCCTCGACAACGCCTTCGACGCCGTCTCCCTGCCGAGCGTGCCCGCGGACCGGCGGCGCGTCCACCTGCGGATCGCCGGCACCGAGGAGCGCGGATACACCATCGAGGTCGCCGACGACGGCCCGGGCATCCCCGAGGAGTCCGTCGACCAGGTGTTCGAGCGCGGGTTCTCCACCAAGCACGACGGTGTGGGATCCGACAGCGGTCCGGGTCGCACCGAGAGCGGTTCGCGCGGCGTCGGGCTGTCCCTCGTCGTGCAGGCGGTGCGGCGCCTGGGCGGAGCGATCGACGTGCGCGGCGGACCGGACTGCGAGGGCGATCCACTGGGCGCCGCCTTCGACGTGTGGCTGCCCGGCGCGGCCGAGCGCGCCGCCGGGCCGGCCGCGGGAGACGTCGGGCCGGCCGCGGGAGACGTCGGGTCGGATGCGGAAGGCGTCGGGTCGGATGCGGGGGACGCTGGTCCGGATGCGGGAGGCGCTGGGTCGACTGTGGGAGGCGCCGGGCCGGATGCGCCGGCTGAGCCCCGGGCCTGA
- a CDS encoding response regulator — MGSQHGRTEDDGVGVLVVEDESVAAKAHAQYVSRLDGFHVAGIARNATQALAALSGQIYGMDPSRIALVLLDMNLPDGHGLQLLRAIRGKHIPVDVVAVTAARDLQVVQEALSLGVVQYIIKPFTFPVFKSKLEAYLAYRATLVAEDSGAEMTQHEVDAALAAIGAAPAVAAPKGVPEAVQEQITAVLSDGSALSAAEVGERIGVSRVTARRYLEALTDAGGLDRRPRYGSAGRPVLEYRLLD, encoded by the coding sequence ATGGGATCACAGCACGGCCGGACCGAGGACGATGGAGTCGGGGTGCTCGTCGTCGAGGACGAGAGCGTCGCGGCGAAGGCGCATGCCCAGTACGTGTCCCGGCTCGACGGCTTCCACGTCGCCGGGATCGCCCGGAACGCCACGCAGGCGCTCGCCGCTCTCAGCGGCCAGATCTACGGGATGGATCCCTCCCGGATCGCGCTCGTGCTCCTCGACATGAACCTCCCCGACGGCCACGGTCTGCAGCTGCTCCGCGCCATCCGCGGCAAGCACATCCCCGTCGACGTCGTCGCGGTCACCGCCGCCCGCGACCTCCAGGTCGTGCAGGAGGCGCTCTCGCTCGGCGTCGTCCAGTACATCATCAAGCCCTTCACCTTCCCGGTCTTCAAGAGCAAGCTCGAGGCCTATCTCGCCTACCGGGCGACGCTGGTCGCCGAGGACTCGGGCGCGGAGATGACGCAGCACGAGGTCGACGCCGCACTCGCCGCGATCGGCGCCGCCCCGGCGGTGGCCGCGCCGAAGGGCGTCCCGGAGGCCGTGCAGGAGCAGATCACCGCGGTGCTGTCCGACGGCTCCGCGCTGTCGGCCGCCGAGGTGGGCGAGCGGATCGGGGTTTCCCGCGTCACCGCCCGGCGCTATCTCGAGGCGCTCACCGATGCCGGCGGCCTCGACCGGCGCCCGCGCTACGGGTCTGCCGGCCGACCGGTGCTCGAGTACCGACTCCTCGACTGA